The following proteins come from a genomic window of Pseudomonas sp. WJP1:
- a CDS encoding lysophospholipid acyltransferase family protein: MRRLRVYARIARVLLVVGLGLSMATVFGIFERLGLSHSMERRQRWSRFFMARLSNALPFDVTVHGELPKTPMLWVSNHISWTDIPLLGMLTPLSFLSKAEVRTWPVAGWLAAKAGSLFIRRGSGDSQLIRKQMTRHLQQEHPLLMFPEGTTTDGRSLRTFHGRLLSAAIDSEVALQPVAIRYVRNGEPDTLAPFIGDDDLLSHLMRLFGNDRGAVEIHLLKPIACEGRERAALAFDAQQAVQKALFGAIPQTQQAPMRPAIAA, from the coding sequence ATGCGTCGGTTGCGCGTGTATGCGCGAATCGCACGGGTGTTGCTGGTGGTCGGGCTCGGCCTGAGCATGGCCACCGTGTTTGGTATCTTCGAGCGGCTGGGGCTGAGCCATTCGATGGAGCGCCGCCAGCGCTGGTCGCGGTTTTTCATGGCGCGCCTGAGCAACGCCCTGCCCTTCGATGTGACGGTGCACGGTGAGTTGCCGAAAACGCCGATGCTCTGGGTCAGCAACCACATATCCTGGACCGACATCCCACTGCTGGGCATGCTCACGCCATTGTCGTTCCTGTCCAAGGCCGAAGTGCGCACCTGGCCGGTGGCGGGCTGGCTGGCAGCCAAGGCCGGCAGCCTGTTTATCCGTCGCGGTTCCGGCGACAGCCAGTTGATCCGCAAACAGATGACCCGCCATCTGCAACAGGAACATCCGCTGCTGATGTTCCCGGAGGGCACCACCACCGATGGTCGCTCGCTGCGCACTTTCCATGGTCGCTTGCTGTCAGCCGCCATCGACTCCGAAGTGGCGCTGCAACCAGTGGCGATTCGATATGTGCGCAACGGCGAGCCCGACACACTGGCGCCGTTCATTGGCGATGATGATCTGTTGTCGCACCTGATGCGCCTGTTTGGCAATGACCGCGGCGCGGTGGAGATTCATCTGCTCAAGCCGATCGCTTGCGAAGGACGTGAGCGTGCAGCACTGGCGTTCGACGCGCAGCAGGCGGTGCAGAAGGCGTTGTTTGGGGCGATTCCGCAAACCCAGCAAGCCCCGATGCGACCCGCTATCGCAGCCTGA
- the olsB gene encoding L-ornithine N(alpha)-acyltransferase, which yields MTQIARISDTGNERRLQAERLIGAEALQEAQALRFNVFSGEFNAKLKGAELGLDMDDYDVHCTHIGVRDLNTGRLVATTRLLDHTAASSLGKFYSEEEFSLHGLVHLKGPILEIGRTCVDPAYRNGGTIAVLWGELAEVLNQGGYSYLMGCASIPMQDGGIQAHAIMQRLRERYLCTEHLRAEPKKPLPTLDIPSNVIAEMPPLLKAYMRLGAKICGEPCWDEDFQVADVFILLKRDELCPRYAKHFKAAV from the coding sequence ATGACTCAGATCGCCCGCATCAGCGACACCGGCAACGAACGCCGCCTGCAAGCCGAACGTCTGATAGGCGCCGAGGCTTTGCAAGAGGCACAGGCCTTGCGTTTCAACGTGTTCAGCGGCGAGTTCAACGCCAAGCTCAAAGGCGCGGAGCTGGGTCTGGACATGGACGACTACGATGTTCACTGCACCCACATCGGCGTGCGCGACCTGAACACCGGGCGCCTGGTGGCGACCACCCGCCTGCTCGACCACACCGCCGCCAGCAGCCTGGGCAAGTTCTACAGCGAAGAAGAGTTCAGCCTGCACGGCCTGGTTCACTTGAAGGGCCCGATCCTGGAAATCGGTCGCACCTGCGTCGACCCGGCCTACCGCAACGGCGGCACCATCGCCGTACTCTGGGGCGAACTGGCGGAAGTCCTGAACCAGGGCGGCTACAGCTACCTGATGGGCTGCGCGAGCATTCCGATGCAGGACGGCGGAATCCAGGCCCACGCCATCATGCAGCGCCTGCGCGAACGTTACCTGTGCACCGAACACCTGCGGGCCGAACCGAAAAAACCGCTGCCGACCCTGGATATTCCCTCGAACGTGATCGCCGAAATGCCGCCGCTGCTCAAGGCCTACATGCGCCTGGGCGCGAAGATCTGCGGCGAGCCGTGCTGGGACGAAGATTTCCAGGTGGCCGATGTGTTCATCCTGCTCAAGCGCGACGAGCTTTGCCCGCGCTACGCCAAACACTTCAAGGCGGCTGTGTGA
- a CDS encoding acyl-CoA dehydrogenase family protein has translation MPWQTLLNRHARLPANPDLGEGFATLLQQLGNVTPFELAVVGARLMATPGLAFLVGYQAALRMLWPSAPLSLGALCATEQRSLRVADMQTRLHDLRLSGRKDFVTAGDAADWLLIAARSEQQGDAPRLSLAVVYPDEPGVRVEKLPPMPLMPDISHGRLFLDGALCELLAGDGWDAYVKPFRTLEDIYVLSAMTAWLYGVGQDSDWPQPLQLRLLALLAGCAEVSRHPPASPAGHVLLGGLFAQFEGLKAEVNQALAEGAPEWAAMWQRDQAVMDLAAGARGKRLAKALAVY, from the coding sequence ATGCCCTGGCAAACCCTGTTGAACCGCCACGCTCGCTTGCCCGCCAACCCGGATCTGGGTGAGGGGTTCGCAACGTTGTTGCAGCAGTTGGGCAACGTCACGCCGTTTGAACTGGCCGTGGTCGGTGCACGCTTGATGGCGACGCCGGGGCTGGCGTTCCTGGTGGGCTATCAGGCGGCGTTGCGCATGCTGTGGCCCAGCGCGCCGTTGAGCCTTGGCGCGCTGTGCGCGACCGAGCAACGCAGCCTGCGGGTGGCTGACATGCAGACCCGTCTGCACGATTTGCGCTTGAGTGGACGCAAGGATTTCGTCACCGCAGGCGATGCCGCCGACTGGCTGCTGATTGCCGCCCGCAGCGAACAGCAAGGCGACGCGCCGCGCCTGAGCCTGGCGGTGGTCTACCCCGATGAGCCGGGCGTGCGGGTGGAAAAATTGCCGCCGATGCCGTTGATGCCGGACATCAGCCATGGCCGCTTGTTTCTGGATGGCGCACTGTGCGAATTGCTTGCGGGGGACGGCTGGGATGCCTACGTCAAGCCGTTCCGAACCCTGGAGGACATCTATGTCTTGAGTGCCATGACCGCCTGGCTGTACGGCGTCGGCCAGGACAGTGACTGGCCGCAGCCCTTGCAATTGCGCTTGCTGGCGCTACTGGCGGGGTGTGCGGAGGTCAGTCGGCACCCCCCCGCCAGTCCGGCGGGGCATGTGTTGCTCGGTGGGTTGTTTGCGCAGTTCGAGGGGCTCAAGGCTGAAGTGAATCAGGCGCTGGCCGAAGGAGCGCCGGAGTGGGCGGCGATGTGGCAGCGCGATCAGGCGGTGATGGATCTGGCGGCGGGGGCGCGGGGGAAGCGATTGGCCAAGGCTCTTGCGGTGTATTGA
- a CDS encoding serine hydrolase domain-containing protein: MPKGLSLFFMLLLSLTVHAEDWPTEQWPTGPTITGPALQALEAYAFPPRDDTTRQGIRTDALLVIRDGRLIYERYAGPTTAQTPRLTWSISKSLMATVLGVAYGKGRFRLQDPVAEFYPPLKKHPDMTMADLLHWASGIDWQEDYEYAPLKSSVVAMLYTRGHSDMAAFTADHDTYAAPGQAFRYSSGDSNLLSAALKTIVGPDRYADYPWTALFEPLGIRQAIWETDATGTFVASSYAYLTARDLARIGLLMARDGRWGDKQLLPKDWVAFNRKPFAGYRANQEDAVPGGHWWLNRAVGGGARPWPDAPADTFAALGHWGQAMYVIPGANLVIVRYGDDRDGSYRHNELLRLALQTFAGKEQP; this comes from the coding sequence ATGCCCAAAGGCCTGTCCCTGTTTTTTATGCTATTGCTCAGTCTCACGGTCCACGCTGAAGACTGGCCCACTGAGCAATGGCCCACGGGCCCAACCATCACCGGCCCGGCGCTTCAGGCACTGGAGGCATACGCCTTCCCACCCCGCGACGACACCACCCGCCAGGGCATCCGCACCGACGCCTTGCTCGTCATCCGTGACGGCCGGTTGATCTACGAACGCTACGCCGGCCCGACCACCGCCCAGACGCCGCGCCTCACCTGGTCCATCAGCAAAAGCCTGATGGCCACGGTCCTCGGCGTGGCGTATGGAAAGGGCCGGTTCAGGCTCCAGGACCCGGTGGCCGAATTTTACCCGCCACTGAAAAAACACCCGGACATGACCATGGCCGACCTGCTGCACTGGGCCTCCGGGATCGACTGGCAGGAAGACTACGAATACGCACCGTTGAAGTCGTCGGTGGTGGCCATGCTCTACACCCGTGGTCACTCGGACATGGCCGCGTTCACGGCCGATCACGACACATACGCCGCACCGGGGCAGGCGTTTCGCTACTCCAGCGGTGACAGCAATCTGTTGTCCGCCGCACTGAAAACCATCGTCGGTCCGGATCGCTACGCGGACTATCCGTGGACCGCGCTGTTCGAGCCTCTGGGAATTCGCCAGGCGATCTGGGAAACCGACGCCACCGGAACGTTCGTTGCTTCGTCCTATGCCTACCTCACCGCCCGCGATCTGGCCCGCATCGGTCTGTTGATGGCGCGGGACGGTCGCTGGGGCGATAAACAACTGCTGCCCAAGGACTGGGTTGCATTCAACCGCAAACCCTTCGCGGGCTATCGCGCCAACCAGGAGGATGCGGTGCCCGGCGGCCACTGGTGGCTCAATCGTGCAGTAGGCGGGGGCGCTCGACCCTGGCCCGATGCGCCCGCCGACACCTTTGCCGCGCTGGGCCATTGGGGCCAGGCGATGTACGTGATTCCGGGCGCGAACCTGGTGATCGTGCGCTACGGCGATGACCGCGACGGCAGTTACCGGCACAACGAATTGCTCAGGCTTGCGCTCCAGACGTTTGCCGGGAAGGAGCAGCCATGA
- a CDS encoding amidase — protein sequence MSAFIRRRPFSSLLLMLLLALLGWIWHERVALWAFPDIISAYTAKEYCSCRYVMNNDAKYCRGYVKQWLPTSGFADDVASKRITVSGLGRSNSAEWIGEHQGCRLNP from the coding sequence ATGAGCGCTTTCATTCGTCGCCGTCCTTTCAGCTCGCTGCTGCTGATGCTGTTGCTCGCCTTGCTCGGCTGGATCTGGCATGAGCGGGTGGCGCTGTGGGCGTTCCCCGACATCATCAGCGCCTACACCGCGAAGGAATATTGCTCGTGCCGCTACGTGATGAACAACGACGCCAAATATTGTCGTGGCTATGTCAAACAGTGGCTGCCCACCAGCGGGTTTGCCGATGATGTCGCCAGCAAGCGCATCACCGTCAGCGGCTTGGGGCGTAGCAACAGCGCTGAGTGGATTGGCGAACACCAGGGATGTCGCCTGAACCCCTGA
- a CDS encoding M20 aminoacylase family protein, translating into MTRHQHILAWLNDVASDLHATRQDIHAHPELGFEENRTSALVARSLEQWGYEVHTGIGKTGVVGVLRNGSSPRKLGIRADMDALPIIENTGAAYSSRHQGCMHACGHDGHTTMLLGAARYLAATRQFDGTLTLIFQPAEEGQGGAEAMLADGLLERFPCDALFGMHNMPGLPAGHLGFREGPMMASQDLLSVTLEGVGGHGSMPHLAVDPLVAAASVVMALQTVVARNIDAQQAAVVTVGALQAGEAANVIPQQAILRLSLRALNAEVREQTLERVRAIIESQAQSFGCSSKIEHRPAYPVLVNHAAETEFARQVGVELVGADAVDGNTPKLMGSEDFAWMLQRCPGAYLFIGNGVSRPMVHNPAYDFNDDILLTGAAYWGALTESWLKPA; encoded by the coding sequence ATGACCCGACATCAGCACATTCTTGCCTGGCTCAACGACGTCGCCAGCGACCTGCATGCCACCCGCCAGGACATCCACGCTCATCCGGAGCTTGGCTTCGAGGAAAACCGCACTTCGGCGCTGGTCGCCAGGTCGCTTGAACAATGGGGTTACGAAGTACACACCGGCATCGGCAAGACCGGTGTGGTCGGTGTGCTGCGCAACGGCAGCAGCCCGCGCAAACTCGGGATACGGGCGGACATGGATGCGCTGCCGATCATCGAGAATACCGGGGCGGCCTACAGCAGTCGGCATCAGGGCTGCATGCACGCCTGCGGGCACGACGGCCACACCACGATGTTGCTGGGCGCGGCGCGTTACCTGGCGGCGACTCGCCAGTTCGATGGCACCCTGACCCTGATTTTCCAGCCCGCCGAAGAAGGCCAGGGCGGCGCCGAAGCGATGCTCGCCGATGGCCTGCTCGAACGTTTTCCCTGCGACGCACTGTTCGGCATGCACAACATGCCAGGCTTGCCAGCGGGGCATCTGGGTTTTCGCGAAGGGCCGATGATGGCTTCGCAGGATTTGCTCAGCGTGACCCTCGAAGGCGTCGGCGGGCACGGTTCGATGCCGCACCTGGCGGTCGACCCCTTGGTGGCGGCGGCCAGCGTGGTCATGGCCCTGCAAACCGTGGTCGCGCGCAACATCGATGCGCAGCAGGCGGCGGTGGTGACGGTCGGTGCCTTGCAGGCCGGGGAGGCGGCCAACGTCATTCCGCAGCAGGCGATCCTGCGTTTGAGCTTGCGTGCACTTAATGCTGAAGTCCGCGAGCAAACCCTGGAGCGGGTGCGCGCGATCATCGAATCCCAGGCCCAAAGCTTCGGTTGCAGTTCGAAAATCGAACACCGTCCGGCCTACCCGGTACTGGTCAACCACGCCGCCGAAACCGAGTTCGCCCGGCAAGTCGGCGTCGAGTTGGTCGGTGCCGATGCGGTCGATGGCAACACCCCCAAACTCATGGGCAGCGAAGACTTCGCCTGGATGCTGCAACGCTGCCCCGGCGCCTACCTGTTCATCGGCAACGGCGTGTCGCGGCCGATGGTTCACAACCCCGCCTACGACTTCAACGACGACATCCTGCTGACCGGGGCTGCGTATTGGGGCGCGCTGACCGAGAGCTGGCTCAAGCCGGCCTGA
- a CDS encoding citrate-proton symporter — MHTSSTGVSRTRQVVAAVIGNALEWYDFIVYGFLASIIARQFFPSEDEYASLLMALATFGVGFFMRPVGGILLGMYSDRKGRKAAMQMIIRLMTVSIALIAFAPNYAAIGMGAPLLIVVARMLQGFATGGEYASATAFLVESAPAHRKGLYGSWQLVGQCLAVFSGAGMVALFTHLLTPEALDSWGWRIPFMIGLLIGPVGLWIRKHMEEPEEFLEARKQAKGASPGLLQVIREHRRAILVSMGLACGATVSFYVVLVNMPTFAHKNLGLPLDQVLLVQMLAVAVMTVVIPLSGALSDRLGRRPVLMAFTLAFFLMVYPLYVWVAAAPSVERLLVMQLLLCSSIGGFFGPAPTALAEQFPIEVRSTGVSVAYNVAVMVFGGFAPLIVTWLSKVLATPVAPSFYVLFACLLTLLGTYCMQEAPRAKRPVALNLGVKP; from the coding sequence ATGCACACTTCGAGCACAGGTGTTTCGCGCACCCGGCAGGTGGTCGCTGCCGTTATCGGCAACGCGCTGGAATGGTATGACTTCATTGTTTACGGCTTTCTGGCGAGCATCATCGCCCGGCAGTTTTTCCCTTCCGAGGACGAATACGCGTCGTTGCTGATGGCCCTGGCGACCTTCGGCGTCGGCTTTTTCATGCGCCCGGTGGGCGGCATCCTGCTGGGCATGTATTCGGACCGTAAAGGCCGCAAGGCGGCGATGCAGATGATCATCCGCCTGATGACCGTGTCGATCGCGCTGATCGCCTTCGCACCCAACTACGCCGCCATCGGCATGGGCGCGCCATTGCTGATCGTGGTGGCGCGGATGCTCCAGGGTTTCGCCACCGGCGGCGAATACGCCAGTGCCACGGCGTTCCTGGTGGAAAGCGCGCCGGCGCACCGCAAGGGTTTGTACGGTTCGTGGCAATTGGTCGGGCAATGCCTGGCGGTGTTTTCCGGGGCGGGCATGGTGGCGTTGTTCACCCATCTGCTGACCCCCGAGGCCCTGGACAGCTGGGGCTGGCGGATTCCATTCATGATCGGCCTGTTGATTGGCCCGGTCGGCCTGTGGATTCGCAAGCACATGGAGGAACCGGAAGAGTTTCTCGAGGCACGCAAACAGGCCAAAGGCGCAAGCCCGGGTTTGCTGCAAGTGATTCGCGAACATCGCCGCGCCATTCTGGTGTCGATGGGCCTGGCGTGCGGCGCGACGGTGTCGTTCTACGTGGTGTTGGTGAACATGCCGACCTTCGCCCACAAAAACCTCGGCTTGCCGCTGGATCAGGTGCTGCTGGTGCAAATGCTCGCGGTGGCGGTGATGACTGTGGTGATTCCGCTGTCCGGCGCGTTGTCGGACCGTCTTGGTCGCCGTCCGGTGTTGATGGCCTTCACCCTGGCGTTTTTCCTGATGGTCTATCCGCTGTACGTGTGGGTTGCGGCGGCGCCCTCGGTGGAACGCTTGCTGGTGATGCAACTGCTGTTGTGCAGTTCTATTGGCGGCTTCTTTGGCCCGGCACCGACGGCGCTGGCCGAGCAGTTTCCGATTGAAGTGCGTTCCACCGGGGTGTCGGTGGCCTATAACGTTGCGGTCATGGTGTTCGGCGGTTTCGCCCCGCTGATCGTCACTTGGCTGAGCAAGGTGCTGGCCACACCGGTGGCGCCATCGTTCTACGTATTGTTCGCTTGCCTGCTGACGCTGTTGGGCACTTACTGCATGCAGGAAGCACCACGGGCAAAGAGACCAGTTGCACTTAACCTTGGGGTGAAACCTTGA
- a CDS encoding amidase — protein MNPIVEMDADALSQAIHGREVSCREVMQAYLAQIDRFNPQVNALVSLRPAKELLAEADVCDRELDQGQSRGWMHGMPQAVKDLAATAGLRTSMGSPLFAEQVPQHDAISVARVRDSGAIIIGKTNVPEFGLGSHTYNSVFGTTTNAYDPTLSAGGSSGGAAVALALRMLPVADGSDMMGSLRNPAAFNNVFGLRPSQGRVPHGPQPEVFVQQLATEGPMGRTVTDVARLLGTQAGCDLRVPLSLNQDPQIFHQSLAQDFSEVRVGWLGDYNGYLPMDPGVMSLCESALQDFTALGCKVEACQPDFSMERLWQTWLVHRHWLVQGGLGALYADPRKREQLKPEAIWEIEGGLGLTAADVYQASVSRSEWYRALNELFKRYDFLLLPTAQVFPFDAQTPWPRVVGGQDMDTYHRWMEVVIGPTLAGLPSMNVPVGFNPAGLPMGLQIIGPAQADLAVLQLAYAHEQLTQWVTRRPPGCLQNG, from the coding sequence ATGAATCCGATTGTTGAAATGGACGCCGATGCGTTGTCCCAGGCCATCCACGGGCGCGAGGTGTCCTGCCGTGAAGTGATGCAGGCCTATCTGGCACAGATCGATCGCTTCAATCCACAGGTCAATGCGCTGGTGTCGCTGCGACCTGCCAAGGAGCTTTTGGCCGAGGCCGATGTTTGCGACCGAGAACTGGACCAGGGCCAGTCCCGCGGCTGGATGCACGGCATGCCGCAAGCGGTGAAGGACCTGGCGGCCACCGCCGGATTGCGCACGAGCATGGGTTCTCCGCTGTTCGCTGAACAAGTTCCACAACACGACGCCATCAGCGTGGCGCGGGTGCGTGATAGCGGCGCGATCATCATCGGCAAGACCAACGTGCCGGAATTCGGCCTCGGCTCGCACACCTACAACAGCGTGTTCGGCACTACCACCAATGCCTACGACCCGACGTTGAGTGCCGGTGGCAGCAGCGGTGGGGCGGCGGTGGCGCTGGCGCTGCGCATGCTGCCGGTGGCCGACGGCAGTGACATGATGGGCTCGCTGCGTAACCCGGCGGCGTTCAACAACGTGTTTGGCTTGCGTCCGTCCCAGGGCCGCGTGCCACATGGCCCGCAGCCGGAGGTGTTTGTCCAGCAACTGGCCACCGAAGGGCCGATGGGCCGCACCGTCACCGATGTCGCGCGCTTGCTCGGGACCCAGGCCGGGTGCGACCTGCGCGTGCCGTTGTCGTTGAATCAGGACCCGCAGATATTCCATCAGTCGCTGGCGCAGGACTTCAGTGAGGTCCGCGTGGGTTGGCTGGGCGACTACAACGGCTATCTGCCGATGGACCCTGGGGTGATGAGCCTGTGCGAGTCGGCGCTGCAGGACTTTACGGCCCTGGGTTGCAAGGTCGAAGCCTGTCAGCCGGACTTTTCCATGGAACGCCTGTGGCAGACCTGGCTGGTGCACCGTCACTGGCTGGTGCAAGGCGGCCTCGGCGCGTTGTATGCCGACCCGCGCAAGCGCGAACAACTCAAGCCCGAAGCCATATGGGAAATCGAGGGTGGCCTGGGCCTGACGGCGGCGGATGTCTATCAGGCCTCGGTCAGTCGCAGCGAGTGGTATCGCGCCTTGAACGAGTTGTTCAAACGTTACGATTTCCTGTTGTTGCCCACGGCGCAAGTGTTCCCTTTTGATGCACAAACCCCTTGGCCGCGGGTCGTCGGCGGGCAGGACATGGACACCTATCACCGCTGGATGGAGGTGGTGATCGGGCCCACCCTGGCCGGTTTGCCGAGCATGAACGTGCCGGTGGGATTCAACCCGGCGGGGTTGCCGATGGGCCTGCAAATCATCGGCCCGGCCCAGGCTGACCTTGCGGTGTTGCAGCTGGCTTATGCCCATGAGCAGCTGACGCAATGGGTCACGCGCCGCCCGCCCGGGTGTCTGCAAAATGGGTGA
- a CDS encoding IclR family transcriptional regulator, which translates to MDSKVETGSVRSVERALAIVELLGEHQALGLEELHYLTRLPKATVSRMLLTLQEQGWIYRGLSDRRYRLCAKRLFGDSRQRFKRRLVENAAPLLLELSERTGLVADLSCFDGERVEVMESAIPSNLRKRYPNNCQIVGQHASLFHSAMGRACLGELESHEVQRLAERERLSDESLFSSTQQALHQGFGQRTEGYWEYPVRLPFLIRAVALPIHTDGRLVGSMALHWPMDQAPVERVLSLHLNSLAATIGDVQQAMA; encoded by the coding sequence ATGGACAGCAAGGTAGAAACCGGCAGCGTACGTTCCGTCGAGCGCGCTTTGGCGATCGTCGAGTTGCTGGGCGAGCATCAGGCGCTGGGCCTGGAGGAATTGCACTACCTGACCCGCCTGCCCAAGGCCACGGTGTCGCGCATGCTGCTGACCTTGCAGGAACAAGGCTGGATCTATCGCGGCTTGAGCGACCGGCGTTATCGCTTGTGTGCCAAGCGCCTGTTCGGTGACAGTCGACAGCGCTTCAAGCGGCGCCTGGTGGAAAACGCCGCGCCGCTGTTGCTGGAGTTGAGCGAGCGCACCGGGCTGGTGGCCGACCTGTCGTGCTTCGATGGCGAACGGGTGGAGGTGATGGAAAGTGCGATCCCTTCGAACCTGCGCAAACGTTACCCCAACAACTGTCAGATCGTTGGCCAGCACGCCAGCCTGTTTCATTCGGCCATGGGGCGGGCTTGCCTCGGTGAGCTGGAAAGTCATGAAGTGCAGCGCTTGGCCGAGCGTGAGCGGCTGAGCGACGAGTCGCTGTTCAGTTCCACGCAACAGGCATTGCATCAAGGTTTCGGCCAGCGTACCGAAGGCTACTGGGAGTACCCGGTGCGTTTACCCTTCCTGATTCGCGCGGTGGCCTTGCCGATTCACACCGATGGTCGACTGGTCGGCAGCATGGCGTTGCATTGGCCGATGGATCAGGCGCCGGTGGAGCGGGTGCTGAGCCTGCACCTGAACAGCCTGGCCGCCACGATTGGCGATGTGCAGCAGGCGATGGCCTGA
- a CDS encoding YceI family protein translates to MFKRSVTKTLTCLLLAGASLSVQANWYLDGESSRLSFVSTKNANISEVQRFLVLHGKVDPNGKAEVEVELESINSGIPLRDERMRKDLFEVQTFAEALITTQIDLRPINDLAPGAQLELRLPLTVDLHGKQHTYNAELLATRLDDRRFQVVTLEPVVIDAQDFDLAPGLEALRKVAGLSAISLSVPVGAVLIFTAR, encoded by the coding sequence ATGTTCAAGCGGTCTGTCACCAAAACCCTTACCTGCCTGCTGTTGGCGGGCGCTTCGCTGTCGGTCCAGGCCAACTGGTACCTGGACGGCGAATCCTCGCGGCTGTCGTTCGTCAGCACTAAAAACGCCAATATTTCCGAAGTGCAGCGCTTTCTGGTGTTGCATGGCAAAGTCGATCCCAACGGCAAGGCCGAGGTCGAAGTCGAGCTGGAATCAATCAACAGCGGCATTCCCTTGCGCGACGAGCGCATGCGCAAGGACCTGTTCGAGGTCCAGACCTTTGCCGAAGCGCTGATCACCACGCAAATCGACCTGCGGCCGATCAACGACCTCGCGCCGGGTGCGCAACTGGAATTACGCCTGCCGCTGACCGTCGACCTGCACGGCAAGCAACACACCTACAACGCCGAACTGCTGGCCACGCGCCTCGATGACCGGCGTTTCCAGGTGGTGACGCTGGAACCGGTGGTGATCGATGCCCAGGACTTCGATCTGGCGCCCGGCCTGGAAGCGCTGCGCAAGGTCGCCGGCCTGTCGGCCATCAGTCTGTCGGTGCCGGTGGGTGCGGTGCTGATCTTCACGGCGCGTTGA
- a CDS encoding phospholipase D-like domain-containing protein, translating into MAGPIFPWREGNRFELLVDGPQFFPRMLVAIARAEEQVELELYLVEAGACAEAMVQALVQAAERGVRVRCLFDDYGSLAFTLTLRQRLTAAGVELRFYNRLSWRRWVGNFYRDHRKLLLVDQSMAVVGGTGVTDEFWTPNEDVSEWHEVMVEITGPLVLDWQLLFDRQWIANRHRRAWRPASHFGLPRLPRVPAMGEGMGRVAYADARQHRDILQSLIRALNSGQKRIWLATPYFLPTWKVRRSLRRAASRGVDVRLLLTGPRTDHPSVRYAGHRYYPRLLKAGVQIFEYQPCFLHLKMVLVDDWVSIGSCNFDHWNLRFNLEANLEALDPGLTRDVVASFEKDFSLSQEVSLEAWQRRPLWKRVKQRVWGWVDRLVVNLLDRRG; encoded by the coding sequence ATGGCCGGGCCGATCTTTCCCTGGCGTGAAGGCAATCGCTTCGAGTTGCTGGTTGATGGCCCGCAATTTTTTCCGCGCATGCTGGTGGCGATTGCCCGGGCCGAAGAACAGGTCGAGCTGGAGCTGTACCTGGTGGAGGCGGGCGCCTGTGCCGAAGCCATGGTGCAGGCATTGGTCCAGGCAGCCGAGCGCGGTGTGCGGGTGCGCTGCCTGTTCGATGATTATGGCAGCCTCGCCTTTACCCTGACCCTGCGCCAGCGGCTCACGGCCGCCGGTGTCGAGCTGCGCTTCTACAATCGCCTGAGCTGGCGGCGCTGGGTCGGCAACTTCTACCGCGATCACCGCAAGCTGCTGCTGGTGGACCAGAGCATGGCCGTGGTCGGCGGCACCGGTGTAACGGATGAATTCTGGACGCCGAACGAAGACGTCAGCGAGTGGCACGAAGTGATGGTGGAAATCACCGGCCCGCTGGTGCTCGACTGGCAATTGCTGTTCGACCGCCAATGGATCGCCAACCGCCATCGTCGCGCCTGGCGACCGGCCTCGCATTTCGGTCTGCCGCGCTTGCCCCGCGTGCCGGCCATGGGCGAGGGCATGGGCCGGGTCGCCTATGCCGACGCCCGCCAGCACCGGGACATCCTGCAATCGCTGATTCGCGCGTTGAACAGCGGGCAGAAGCGGATCTGGCTGGCCACCCCGTATTTTCTGCCGACCTGGAAAGTCCGCCGGTCACTGCGCCGCGCGGCCTCCCGCGGTGTCGATGTGCGGCTGCTGCTGACCGGGCCACGCACCGATCACCCGTCTGTGCGATATGCCGGGCATCGCTACTACCCGCGATTGCTCAAGGCCGGGGTGCAGATCTTCGAGTACCAGCCGTGTTTCCTGCACCTGAAAATGGTCCTGGTCGATGATTGGGTGAGCATCGGCTCGTGCAATTTCGATCACTGGAATCTGCGTTTCAACCTGGAGGCCAATCTTGAAGCGCTGGACCCTGGACTGACCCGTGACGTGGTGGCGAGCTTCGAGAAGGACTTCTCGCTGAGCCAGGAAGTCAGCCTGGAGGCGTGGCAGCGCCGGCCGCTGTGGAAGCGGGTCAAGCAGCGGGTGTGGGGATGGGTGGACCGGTTGGTGGTGAATCTGCTGGATCGGCGGGGATAG